A single genomic interval of Acidobacteriota bacterium harbors:
- a CDS encoding prepilin-type N-terminal cleavage/methylation domain-containing protein, whose translation MSRTFPGNVRKNPKLGRGGFTLIELVIVIVTLGILAAVAVPKFTEMAQSAKINATKAEIAALKKAITGNPAAVSGGEYIDRGFEGDVGFAPSALADLAVKPDSIEAYDHLARLGWNGPYMDGAGGEYLADAWGNPYGYDPDSRRIISTGGGSDSIIVTF comes from the coding sequence ATGAGCCGCACGTTCCCCGGGAACGTGCGGAAAAACCCCAAGCTCGGTCGGGGCGGTTTCACTCTGATCGAGCTTGTTATCGTTATCGTTACCCTGGGAATTCTGGCCGCAGTAGCGGTCCCGAAATTCACGGAAATGGCTCAGAGCGCCAAGATCAACGCTACCAAGGCGGAGATAGCGGCCCTGAAGAAAGCCATTACCGGAAATCCTGCGGCCGTCTCAGGCGGTGAGTACATCGACCGTGGGTTCGAAGGGGACGTCGGATTCGCCCCTTCAGCTCTGGCCGACCTGGCGGTCAAGCCCGACTCGATAGAAGCCTACGATCACCTGGCCCGCCTGGGCTGGAATGGACCGTATATGGACGGCGCCGGCGGCGAGTATCTCGCAGACGCTTGGGGAAACCCGTACGGGTACGACCCGGACAGCCGCCGGATCATTTCCACCGGGGGCGGAAGCGACAGTATCATCGTCACGTTTTAG
- a CDS encoding M6 family metalloprotease domain-containing protein, whose amino-acid sequence MTTAHRYKYAGRRYLWITVLAATAVLAGTLAAMPPHPSIVEKAGERADAFQAGLSIMKDARAAGVCAPDDFFLKFLRNPGRAGLSPDAASFRVLALLVDFSDNAASVATTFFDSLVYDSVANTVRDYFDEISYGQIDLVTVNLPSTVGWSRAPQTYAYYVNGERGVGPTSYPNNSQGLVDDLINLVDPMVDFSPYDNDGDGYVDVLLVIHAGTGAEISDSNDDMHSHKWSLPSPRPKDGVYVYTYTVQPEFWLSPGDMTIGVYAHELCHGFGLPDLYDTDYSSNGIGNWGLMSFGSWNGPLGLGGSPAHPSAYSRVRMGLATTVDLTSNRVGEAMTAVENGGTIYRLKIVDSRPGEYFLVENRQRVGYDTYLPSDGLLIWHVDSTKPGNTQEWWPGQLPSEHYLVALEQADGLYELEQSDLYGDAGDNGDPFPGSSNRTSFNAGTLPNTDSYTGGSSITAVNNISPSGATMFADLIVSSTAGIGGEEEDQIPISVELAQNYPNPFNPTTTIEFSTDPGTRAQLNVYNVLGQKIMTLYDGDTEPGITTVQWDATDAQGSEFSSGIYFYKLTVGETTRTKKMVLVR is encoded by the coding sequence ATGACGACCGCACACCGCTATAAATATGCCGGAAGGAGATACCTGTGGATCACGGTGCTTGCCGCCACAGCTGTGCTCGCCGGTACCCTGGCCGCCATGCCCCCCCACCCCAGCATCGTGGAAAAGGCGGGTGAGCGCGCAGATGCATTCCAGGCCGGCCTTTCCATCATGAAGGACGCGCGGGCCGCGGGCGTCTGTGCTCCCGATGACTTTTTCCTGAAATTCCTGAGAAATCCCGGCCGGGCCGGCCTCTCCCCGGACGCCGCGAGTTTCAGAGTGCTGGCGCTCCTGGTCGATTTCTCCGACAACGCGGCCTCCGTGGCAACAACCTTCTTCGACTCGCTCGTCTACGACTCCGTCGCCAACACCGTTCGAGATTACTTCGACGAGATCTCGTACGGTCAGATTGACCTCGTGACCGTCAATCTGCCGTCGACGGTCGGCTGGAGCCGCGCACCGCAGACGTATGCTTACTACGTGAACGGCGAGAGAGGCGTTGGCCCGACCAGCTACCCGAACAACTCGCAGGGACTGGTCGACGATCTGATCAACCTGGTTGACCCGATGGTTGATTTCAGCCCGTACGACAACGACGGCGACGGCTACGTGGATGTGCTGCTGGTGATTCACGCCGGCACGGGAGCTGAAATTTCCGACTCCAATGACGACATGCACTCGCACAAGTGGTCCTTACCCAGCCCACGCCCGAAGGACGGTGTATACGTGTACACGTACACGGTCCAGCCGGAGTTCTGGCTTTCCCCGGGAGACATGACCATCGGCGTCTACGCCCACGAGTTGTGTCACGGGTTCGGCCTGCCCGACCTGTACGATACGGATTACTCCTCGAACGGCATCGGCAACTGGGGCCTGATGTCCTTTGGAAGCTGGAACGGCCCCCTCGGACTGGGCGGCTCGCCCGCCCATCCGTCGGCCTACAGCCGCGTCAGGATGGGGCTCGCCACCACCGTGGACCTAACGTCCAACCGGGTTGGTGAAGCCATGACTGCCGTCGAGAACGGGGGCACCATATACCGGCTAAAGATTGTCGACAGTCGTCCCGGCGAGTATTTCCTGGTCGAGAACCGGCAGCGCGTGGGCTACGACACCTACCTGCCGTCGGACGGTCTGCTGATCTGGCACGTCGATTCGACCAAACCCGGGAACACCCAGGAATGGTGGCCCGGGCAACTGCCGTCCGAGCATTACCTTGTGGCACTTGAGCAGGCCGACGGCCTGTACGAACTGGAACAGTCGGACCTCTACGGCGATGCGGGCGACAACGGTGATCCCTTCCCCGGCTCGTCCAACCGTACCTCGTTCAACGCCGGGACGCTCCCGAACACGGATTCGTATACCGGGGGCAGTTCCATCACTGCCGTGAACAACATTTCCCCCTCGGGCGCCACGATGTTTGCCGACTTGATCGTCAGCTCCACAGCCGGCATAGGCGGCGAGGAGGAAGACCAGATCCCCATTTCCGTCGAGCTTGCGCAGAACTACCCGAACCCGTTCAACCCGACGACGACAATTGAGTTCTCCACCGATCCCGGGACCAGGGCGCAGTTGAACGTATACAACGTCCTGGGACAGAAGATCATGACGCTCTATGACGGGGACACGGAACCCGGGATCACGACCGTTCAGTGGGACGCAACCGACGCACAGGGTAGCGAATTTTCGTCCGGCATCTACTTCTATAAGCTGACAGTCGGAGAAACAACCAGGACCAAGAAGATGGTGCTGGTCAGGTAG
- a CDS encoding zinc-ribbon domain containing protein — protein MQSGFEPRVLICSECKEEFVFTAAAQEYFAERGYTEDPKRCKSCHMKYKKLQRSQQNHSSFSPLDAKY, from the coding sequence ATGCAGAGCGGATTTGAACCGCGTGTTCTTATCTGTAGTGAGTGCAAGGAAGAGTTCGTATTCACTGCGGCCGCCCAAGAGTACTTTGCCGAACGGGGGTACACCGAGGATCCCAAGCGCTGTAAGTCCTGTCACATGAAGTATAAGAAGCTGCAGCGCAGCCAGCAGAACCACAGCAGCTTCTCGCCCTTAGACGCAAAGTACTAA
- a CDS encoding prepilin-type N-terminal cleavage/methylation domain-containing protein, translating into MNLRRLSNRGGFTLIELVIIIVVLGILAAVAIPRYQNITGEAREAACRAALGSLRSGITIFYANEAVKTGTATWPTLVEVQAVGTVMAQAIPGNPYQPDPDSTNLIVAGVGRLPDGTAHGWTYNSATGEIWPNTNVVGENQW; encoded by the coding sequence ATGAATCTCAGGCGTCTGTCAAATCGGGGCGGATTTACACTGATCGAGTTGGTCATTATCATCGTAGTGCTGGGAATCCTGGCCGCGGTGGCCATCCCCCGGTATCAGAACATCACCGGGGAAGCACGGGAGGCCGCCTGCCGGGCAGCGCTGGGAAGCCTTCGCTCCGGGATCACGATCTTCTACGCCAACGAGGCCGTGAAAACCGGAACCGCAACCTGGCCGACCCTGGTCGAGGTTCAGGCGGTGGGAACAGTGATGGCACAGGCGATTCCGGGTAATCCGTATCAGCCCGACCCCGATTCCACCAATCTGATCGTAGCGGGAGTCGGCAGGCTGCCCGACGGAACAGCTCACGGCTGGACATATAACTCCGCCACCGGCGAAATCTGGCCCAATACAAATGTTGTGGGTGAGAATCAGTGGTAA
- a CDS encoding dockerin type I repeat-containing protein, producing MTLRHLFCAIALSTALAAPVTPVQAGEGGPADRLAAIAADYEKGTISLDEKAILQITAITDPSQLPPEYRDLDVTGGRPDLRGATLVILEIRRNWDQLSPAAQSIVSAALDRPIRAFTFDSPSGFFKLHYDTEGAQAVPTADNDGDGVPDYIERCASYCDTTLQKHVELGYLLPPADTEGGDDKYDVYFKEMGYYGYTVGEADGPEPWDDLVSYIVVHRNFIGFPPNTDPEGNQAGAAKVTVAHEFHHAVQYAYNGWASGWFMEVDATYMEDIVFDNTNDNLNYLPEFFDYPGSSLMEFSMHSYASFIWGLYVAQRFDTSLMVSTWEGARYDDVFQALSDSLQANYGWTADSAFGEFATWNYITGYRDDGLHHEEASTYPLMAIGATHSSYPMYMQTSPTPSEGYSACYIRFLPGTFEGNLRIEFDGANSRDWAAYIIKSLADDQHEVEKMVLDPSTEAGTIDVYDFDSYQTVTLVGVNVSEYSLQESFLYRAELFGDFACSSVVLTTDGAVYSGAARDFEYQVYNTAPVNDVFDIISWDEAGWITPDTVDRFVSAGDSVVVPIPVHPPMGTPLGQSSTLHFKVVSKNDPNVFHQQDLLAITSLQRGDVNFDGLVDVGDLTYLIRYLFISGPDPVPVAQAGDFDCLGDVDVGDLTAMIRYLFVDGTPCPCNPF from the coding sequence ATGACACTGAGACATCTTTTTTGCGCCATTGCTTTGAGCACGGCCCTCGCGGCACCAGTGACACCGGTGCAAGCCGGGGAGGGCGGGCCCGCCGATCGCCTCGCGGCTATTGCGGCCGACTACGAGAAGGGAACTATCAGCCTGGACGAGAAGGCGATATTGCAGATCACCGCCATCACCGATCCGTCGCAACTCCCGCCGGAATACAGGGACCTGGACGTCACCGGCGGCAGGCCGGACCTGCGCGGCGCGACCCTGGTCATTCTCGAAATCCGGCGCAACTGGGATCAGCTTTCACCAGCGGCGCAGTCGATTGTCTCGGCAGCCCTCGACCGGCCGATCAGAGCGTTTACGTTCGATTCTCCCTCCGGCTTCTTCAAACTGCACTACGATACGGAGGGTGCACAGGCCGTGCCCACGGCGGACAATGACGGTGACGGGGTCCCGGACTACATCGAGCGGTGCGCGTCGTACTGCGATACGACGCTTCAGAAGCACGTGGAGCTTGGCTATCTTCTGCCTCCGGCGGACACCGAAGGTGGTGATGACAAATACGACGTGTACTTTAAAGAGATGGGTTACTACGGGTACACGGTCGGCGAGGCCGACGGTCCGGAGCCGTGGGACGACCTTGTCAGCTATATCGTCGTGCATCGGAATTTCATCGGTTTTCCTCCCAACACCGACCCCGAGGGCAACCAGGCGGGCGCCGCGAAGGTGACCGTGGCGCACGAATTCCACCATGCCGTTCAGTATGCTTACAACGGCTGGGCGTCGGGATGGTTCATGGAGGTGGACGCGACGTACATGGAAGACATCGTGTTCGACAACACCAACGACAACCTCAACTATCTCCCGGAATTCTTCGATTACCCGGGATCGTCACTGATGGAATTCTCCATGCACTCGTACGCGTCCTTCATATGGGGGCTGTACGTAGCGCAGCGATTTGACACGTCACTGATGGTCTCGACATGGGAGGGTGCCCGGTACGATGATGTTTTCCAGGCTCTCTCCGATTCCCTCCAGGCCAACTATGGCTGGACGGCGGACTCGGCGTTCGGGGAATTCGCCACCTGGAATTACATCACCGGCTATCGGGACGACGGGCTGCACCACGAAGAGGCGTCCACGTATCCGCTGATGGCCATCGGGGCTACCCACAGTTCGTATCCCATGTACATGCAAACCTCGCCGACGCCTTCGGAAGGCTACAGCGCGTGCTATATTCGGTTCCTTCCCGGTACGTTCGAGGGTAATCTGCGCATCGAGTTCGACGGTGCCAACAGTCGGGACTGGGCGGCGTACATCATCAAGTCACTGGCCGACGACCAGCACGAGGTCGAGAAAATGGTCCTGGATCCGTCCACCGAGGCCGGGACAATCGACGTGTATGATTTCGATTCGTATCAGACCGTGACCCTCGTCGGCGTGAACGTGTCGGAGTACTCATTGCAGGAATCGTTCCTTTACAGGGCGGAGCTGTTCGGCGACTTTGCCTGTTCCTCGGTGGTGCTGACCACCGACGGCGCGGTGTATTCAGGCGCCGCCCGCGATTTTGAGTACCAGGTATACAACACTGCTCCCGTGAACGACGTATTCGACATCATATCCTGGGACGAGGCCGGCTGGATCACGCCCGATACCGTCGACCGGTTCGTGTCGGCTGGAGACAGCGTAGTCGTGCCGATTCCCGTTCATCCGCCGATGGGTACACCGCTGGGCCAGAGTTCCACTCTGCACTTCAAAGTCGTGTCGAAAAACGACCCTAACGTGTTCCACCAGCAGGATCTCCTGGCCATCACCAGCCTTCAGCGCGGCGACGTGAATTTCGACGGCTTGGTGGACGTGGGCGACCTGACGTATCTCATCAGATACCTGTTCATATCCGGCCCGGATCCCGTGCCGGTCGCCCAGGCGGGCGACTTCGACTGCCTGGGTGACGTGGACGTGGGGGATCTCACGGCCATGATTCGGTACTTGTTCGTGGACGGCACGCCGTGCCCGTGTAACCCCTTCTGA
- a CDS encoding type II secretion system F family protein, which yields MPDRYKYKAVSETGEHTSGIISAPGIEQVEEHLRKRRLLPVRIKALGEKKPFPLFGLQRDADYERLIMFTTSLSTMHRAGIPILRALSVIHVGKPGSRLQYIVDRIQEQVRSGRLISEAMANYSDVFSPVYTASVAAGEESGRLEHTLDELAEMLERQLELNRHIKTAVRYPLIVVGVIFAAFFVLMNFVIPRFVSFYSSFDAELPWATKVIIAISNFVSGYWPLILAGAAVLAVGFKKFIDTPNGRRQYDRLLLRLPVLGDLTIKGNVARFCLMFRILFKSGLPLVQSLSILSGTVKNTIIGQEITRLEELFRRGRDIESLRGDFEYFPAEALQMLAVGLESGNLERMLRELANHYSRQVLYTSRHLTSIIEPALTLVMAVFVLILALAIFLPMWNLITVFSG from the coding sequence ATGCCAGACCGGTATAAGTACAAAGCCGTTTCCGAGACCGGCGAGCACACCAGCGGAATCATCAGCGCTCCCGGAATCGAGCAGGTCGAAGAGCACCTGCGCAAGAGACGCCTCCTGCCCGTCCGGATCAAGGCCCTCGGAGAAAAGAAACCCTTCCCCCTTTTCGGCCTTCAGCGCGATGCCGATTACGAGCGGCTTATCATGTTCACCACCAGCCTGTCCACCATGCACCGGGCGGGCATCCCGATCCTTCGGGCTCTCTCGGTCATCCACGTGGGCAAACCGGGCAGCCGCCTTCAGTACATCGTCGATCGCATTCAGGAGCAAGTGCGTTCGGGACGGCTCATCTCCGAGGCGATGGCCAACTACAGTGACGTGTTCTCGCCGGTATATACGGCCAGCGTGGCAGCAGGAGAAGAATCGGGGCGGCTGGAACATACCCTCGACGAGCTTGCGGAAATGCTCGAGCGACAACTGGAGCTTAACCGGCATATCAAGACGGCCGTCAGGTACCCGCTCATCGTCGTCGGCGTGATTTTCGCAGCCTTCTTCGTGCTGATGAACTTCGTCATCCCCCGGTTTGTCAGTTTCTACTCTTCGTTTGACGCCGAGTTGCCCTGGGCGACAAAGGTTATCATAGCGATCAGCAACTTTGTTTCCGGCTACTGGCCGCTGATCCTGGCCGGCGCAGCCGTTCTGGCTGTCGGTTTCAAGAAATTCATCGATACACCCAACGGCCGCAGGCAGTACGACCGGTTACTCCTCCGACTTCCGGTCCTGGGCGACCTGACCATCAAAGGAAACGTCGCTCGCTTTTGCCTGATGTTCCGGATACTCTTCAAGTCCGGGCTGCCGCTGGTGCAATCGCTCTCCATTCTTTCAGGCACGGTCAAGAATACGATCATCGGGCAGGAGATTACGCGGCTCGAGGAGTTGTTCCGCCGCGGGAGAGACATCGAATCACTTCGCGGCGACTTTGAGTACTTTCCCGCCGAGGCACTGCAGATGCTGGCGGTCGGCCTGGAATCAGGCAACCTGGAACGGATGCTCAGGGAGCTGGCTAATCACTACTCTCGACAGGTGCTCTACACTTCGCGGCACCTGACGTCCATTATCGAGCCGGCCCTTACACTGGTAATGGCCGTCTTCGTCCTGATCCTGGCCCTGGCAATCTTCCTGCCGATGTGGAACCTGATCACGGTGTTCAGCGGCTAG
- a CDS encoding ATPase, T2SS/T4P/T4SS family, giving the protein MARKKIGDLLVERGYITPQQLKESLQAQQTTDKRLGEILVEKQYVTEEQVTECASERLSIPRVSLKMMVIDPNVIQRLPVEVARRYTLIPIFAIGNTLTLAMADPLNILALEEIRYLTGAEIKRAIATTTEIKEAINQYYSVADSLGEIMETESENQNLIGAKAADRDGSTEVETPVMKLVSLIIAKAVRARASDIHVEPDENTVRIRFRINGVMREEASPPKSVQREIISRIKVAANMDVSEQRLPQDGRLMTTVDNLPIDLRVSTLPTIHGEKIVIRILDRRNLSLTFGDLGFNTAITNAWQNVIHKPEGLILISGPTSSGKTSTLYATLRVINSIEKNIITVEDPVEYSLPLINQMQINEKAGLTFPSTLRSILRQNPDIIMIGEIRDAETAQMAIRSALTGHLVFSTIHTNDAPSAITRLIDMGIENYLLASALKGVLAQRLVRVNCPQCLVSYQPSDTLLNRAGIGEISGTVDFRRTNGCTHCKGTGFTGLTGIFEFVNITAQITEMILDNASPARIRETARLQGYTPLFEAGLEKLRDGTLCLEELLKETSNIEDYFHSQRRIAAGEPNARPV; this is encoded by the coding sequence ATGGCAAGAAAGAAAATCGGTGACCTGCTCGTAGAACGCGGCTATATCACGCCGCAACAGCTCAAAGAGAGTCTCCAGGCACAACAAACCACCGACAAACGCCTGGGAGAAATCCTCGTCGAAAAGCAGTACGTAACCGAGGAGCAGGTGACTGAGTGCGCCTCGGAACGCCTGTCAATTCCCCGCGTCTCGCTCAAAATGATGGTTATCGACCCGAACGTTATCCAGCGCCTGCCCGTCGAGGTGGCCCGCCGGTACACGCTCATCCCGATTTTCGCCATCGGCAACACCCTCACGCTCGCCATGGCTGACCCGCTTAACATCCTGGCCCTCGAGGAAATCCGCTACCTCACCGGCGCCGAAATCAAGCGCGCCATCGCCACCACCACCGAAATCAAAGAAGCTATCAACCAGTATTACTCGGTGGCCGATTCTCTGGGCGAAATCATGGAGACCGAAAGTGAGAACCAGAACCTGATCGGCGCCAAGGCGGCCGACCGCGACGGGTCGACCGAAGTGGAAACGCCGGTCATGAAGCTGGTCAGCCTGATAATCGCCAAGGCGGTCAGGGCGCGGGCCAGCGATATCCACGTTGAACCGGACGAAAACACGGTGCGCATCCGTTTCCGCATCAACGGCGTCATGCGCGAGGAAGCGTCACCTCCCAAGTCGGTCCAGAGGGAAATTATCTCGCGCATAAAGGTCGCTGCCAATATGGACGTGTCCGAGCAACGACTCCCCCAAGACGGACGCCTGATGACGACCGTGGACAACCTGCCCATAGACCTGCGCGTGTCCACCCTGCCGACCATCCACGGCGAAAAGATCGTGATACGAATACTGGACCGACGGAACCTGAGCCTGACGTTCGGCGATCTCGGCTTCAACACCGCCATCACCAATGCCTGGCAGAACGTCATCCACAAGCCGGAGGGTCTCATTCTCATATCGGGCCCGACCTCGAGCGGCAAAACGTCAACGCTGTATGCGACGTTGCGGGTTATCAACAGCATCGAGAAGAACATCATCACGGTCGAAGATCCGGTGGAGTATTCCCTGCCCCTTATCAATCAGATGCAGATAAATGAAAAGGCCGGCCTGACGTTCCCGTCGACTTTGCGGTCAATCCTGCGACAGAATCCGGACATTATCATGATTGGAGAGATTCGCGACGCCGAGACGGCCCAGATGGCCATCCGCTCGGCGCTGACCGGCCACCTGGTATTCTCCACCATCCACACCAACGACGCTCCGTCGGCAATTACGCGCCTAATCGACATGGGCATCGAAAACTATCTGCTGGCCTCGGCGCTCAAGGGAGTGCTGGCCCAGCGTCTGGTGCGTGTAAACTGCCCGCAGTGCCTGGTCAGCTACCAGCCGTCGGACACCCTGCTCAATCGCGCCGGGATAGGCGAGATCTCCGGCACAGTCGACTTTCGCCGGACCAACGGCTGTACGCACTGTAAGGGGACCGGATTCACGGGCCTGACGGGTATTTTCGAGTTCGTGAATATCACCGCCCAGATTACCGAGATGATTCTGGACAACGCGTCCCCCGCCCGAATCCGAGAGACCGCCCGCCTCCAGGGATACACACCCCTGTTCGAGGCGGGCCTCGAGAAGCTGCGCGACGGCACGCTGTGCCTAGAAGAACTGCTCAAGGAAACGTCGAATATCGAGGACTACTTCCACTCCCAGCGCCGGATAGCCGCGGGTGAGCCCAATGCCAGACCGGTATAA